In a genomic window of Spodoptera frugiperda isolate SF20-4 chromosome 18, AGI-APGP_CSIRO_Sfru_2.0, whole genome shotgun sequence:
- the LOC118277949 gene encoding protein krasavietz, with the protein MSQKVEKPVLSGQRIKTRKRDEKEKYDPNGFRDALVQGLERAGGDLDAAYKFLDAAGSKLDYRRYGEVIFDVLIAGGLLLPGGSVSMDGESPKTNTCIFTANEDMDTMRNFEQVFVKLMRRYKYLEKMFEEEMKKVLVYLKGFEPLQRIKLARMTALWIGNGCVPPSVLLVLVNEHLLKDNLALDFVLEVFATVKAERGVTSLVTALKRGQLEGRLLEFLPLNRRSEDVLAASFASRGLGELLRLHRAQASQEARRELTQALLDELAEDKPVRDLISDLRDMAHKHSIPEHEVVAIIWQCVMSRGEWNKKEELLAEQAAKHLRHYTPLLAAFAQSAKAEIALLTKVQEYCYENMNFMRAFSKLVVMLYKTNVLSEEVILKWYREPNSSKGKMMFLDQMKKFVEWLQSAEEESESGEEED; encoded by the exons ATGAGAAAGAGAAGTACGATCCGAACGGCTTCCGCGACGCGCTCGTGCAAGGTCTGGAGCGCGCCGGCGGTGACCTCGACGCGGCGTACAAGTTCTTAGACGCGGCTGGCTCGAAACTCGACTATCGGCGCTATGGCGAAGTCATATTCGACGTGCTCATCGCCGGGGGGCTTCTGC TCCCCGGCGGTTCGGTGTCGATGGACGGCGAATCCCCGAAGACTAACACCTGCATCTTCACCGCAAACGAAGACATGGATACCATGCGAAACTTTGAACAG GTATTTGTGAAGCTCATGAGACGTTACAAATACTTGGAAAAGATGTTTGAGGAGGAGATGAAAAAG gTGCTGGTGTACCTCAAGGGTTTCGAGCCACTGCAGCGCATCAAGCTTGCTCGTATGACTGCACTATGGATCG GCAATGGTTGCGTGCCACCGTCGGTCCTGTTGGTGTTGGTGAACGAGCACTTGCTGAAGGACAACCTGGCGCTGGACTTCGTGCTGGAGGTGTTCGCCACCGTGAAGGCGGAGCGAGGGGTCACATCCCTCGTCACCGCACTCAAACGGGGGCAGCTTGAAGGCAG ACTGTTGGAGTTCCTGCCGCTGAACCGTCGCAGCGAGGACGTGCTGGCCGCGTCGTTCGCGTCGCGCGGTCTCGGCGAGCTACTCCGCCTGCATCGCGCGCAAGCCTCGCAGGAAGCTCGCCGCGAGCTGACGCAGGCGCTGCTGGACGAGCTGGCCGAAGACAAGCCCGTGCGGGACCTCATATCGGACCTGCGCGACATGGCGCACAAACACTCCATTCCTGAACACGAGGTCGTCGCTATT ATTTGGCAATGTGTGATGTCGCGAGGCGAGTGGAACAAGAAGGAGGAGTTGCTGGCGGAGCAGGCCGCCAAACACTTGCGTCACTACACTCCACTGCTGGCTGCCTTCGCGCAGTCCGCTAAAGCTGAAATCGCGTTATTGACTAAG GTGCAGGAGTACTGTTACGAGAACATGAACTTCATGCGAGCGTTCAGCAAGCTGGTGGTGATGCTGTACAAGACCAACGTGCTGTCCGAGGAGGTGATCCTCAAGTGGTACCGCGAGCCCAACTCCAGCAAGGGCAAGATGATGTTCCTCGACCAGATGAAGAAGTTCGTCGAGTGGCTACAGAGCGCCGAAGAAG AGTCCGAGAGTGGCGAAGAAGAAGATTAG